A part of Cannabis sativa cultivar Pink pepper isolate KNU-18-1 chromosome 6, ASM2916894v1, whole genome shotgun sequence genomic DNA contains:
- the LOC133039295 gene encoding uncharacterized protein LOC133039295, whose amino-acid sequence MISYLQRFVPYKISRNQNEILLAKFTETDIQSALSQINALKAPGIDVQQPTNVTDFRPISLCNVSYKIIAKCLANRMKDSLKEAISENQSAFIKGRLIQDNAILGFESLHSMKKGRFGNGKKMALKLDMSKAYDRVNWRFLEAMMVCLGYDRRWVNKIMNCITSVSFSVLINGEVSGNIQPHNGIRQGDPLSPYMFLICSEGFSCLIQEAERADEIHGLKFGKEGIRLSHLFFADDSIIFLDASPSECRKLKTIIAEYSMLSGQQINFTKSELCVGSKIKQEDGNTLAAELGVNLVECHTKYLGMPATVGRRKKEVFEYIRAKIRAKLQGWKANLFSQAGREILLKAIIQAMPTYVMSCFRLPKELIKDIHSMMARFWWGSSDSKHKIHWGKWNKLCKPKEKGGMGFKNLEKFNQALLAKQGWKIINNPHSMMARVLKACYFTNNSFLEAKVGGYGSFIWRSILWGREIIAKGTRWRVLSGKDIRINEDKWLPRPLTFSLRTQAKVPKGTTMDKLKDEKGDWKQKIIEDCFHKDDIPLILGMAPCARNLQDDMVWHYNPDGMYTVKSGYDVAEKNILNAGTSSETTMQWWKGIWKMEVPPKIRNFTWRLCKEWLPVNTVLQKRGMKIEALCYWCKREEETIEHCLWFCPMAKSIWKKYSMWKIIKQSSTNIIDMLIYIHQQVSREEFNFFITMSWLLWNRRNKNRLKLHQLNGIFSVELAETLALRMGIQLAVKTDAIPYTIQTDCLRIVNHITRAAQAKTDWGMMLDEVRDSKEFIHCSAVNHTRRQENLVAHSLAKLACNSNVNKLWLGSYPDCASAYIMADLPNTL is encoded by the exons ATGATATCCTATCTACAACGATTTGTTCCCTATAAAATCAGCAGAAATCAAAATGAAATCCTTCTTGCCAAGTTTACAGAGACAGATATCCAAAGTGCATTGTCTCAAATTAATGCGCTAAAAGCCCCCGGGATTGACG TCCAGCAACCAACAAATGTCACTGATTTCCGACCAATCAGTCTCTGCAACGTCAGTTACAAAATAATTGCGAAATGCTTAGCCAACCGAATGAAAGATAGTCTAAAGGAGGCCATATCGGAAAACCAAAGTGCTTTTATCAAGGGTAGACTAATTCAAGATAATGCAATATTGGGTTTTGAGAGTCTTCACAGCATGAAGAAAGGAAGATTTGGGAACGGAAAAAAGATGGCCCTCAAGCTGGATATGTCGAAAGCATACGATAGGGTGAACTGGAGGTTCCTGGAAGCAATGATGGTGTGCTTGGGTTATGATCGAAGATGGGTTAACAAAATCATGAACTGTATTACATCAGTCTCCTTCTCTGTTCTTATTAATGGCGAAGTAAGTGGTAACATTCAGCCTCATAATGGAATTAGACAAGGTGATCCCCTTTCACCATACATGTTCCTTATTTGTTCGGAAGGGTTCTCTTGTCTTATCCAAGAGGCTGAAAGGGCTGATGAGATTCATGgtttaaaatttggaaaagaGGGTATAAGATTATCCCATCTTTTCTTTGCGGATGATAGTATCATCTTCCTAGATGCTTCTCCTTCAGAGTGTAGAAAGTTGAAAACTATCATTGCTGAATATTCCATGCTATCAGGCCAACAAATTAACTTCACGAAATCTGAACTTTGTGTGGGCAGCAAGATAAAGCAAGAGGATGGGAACACATTGGCTGCTGAGCTTGGTGTAAATTTAGTGGAATGCCACACCAAATACTTGGGAATGCCAGCAACAGTAGGAAGAAGGAAAAAGGAAGTTTTTGAATACATTCGAGCCAAGATTAGAGCAAAACTCCAAGGCTGGAAAGCTAACCTTTTTTCCCAAGCCGGAAGGGAAATACTTCTTAAAGCAATCATCCAAGCCATGCCTACTTACGTTATGAGTTGCTTCCGTCTTCCGAAGGAGTTAATAAAGGATATTCATTCAATGATGGCCCGGTTTTGGTGGGGGTCTTCGGATTCCAAACATAAAATTCATTGGGGGAAATGGAATAAATTATGCAAGCCAAAGGAGAAAGGAGGCATGGGTTTTAAAAACTTGGAAAAATTTAACCAAGCTTTATTGGCAAAGCAAGGTTGGAAAATCATTAATAACCCTCATTCCATGATGGCTCGGGTTCTCAAAGCTTGTTACTTCACTAATAATAGCTTTTTAGAGGCTAAAGTTGGAGGCTATGGTTCCTTTATTTGGAGAAGTATATTATGGGGCAGGGAAATAATAGCAAAAGGAACAAGATGGAGGGTTCTCTCAGGTAAGGACATCAGAATTAATGAAGATAAATGGCTTCCCCGCCCCCTAACTTTCTCATTACGGACTCAAGCAAAGGTTCCAAAGGGCACAACGATGGATAAACTCAAAGATGAAAAGGGAGATTGGAAACAAAAAATCATTGAAGATTGCTTCCACAAGGATGATATTCCTCTTATACTAGGCATGGCCCCTTGTGCTAGAAATTTACAAGACGACATGGTGTGGCATTACAACCCGGATGGTATGTACACAGTAAAAAGTGGTTATGATGTAGCAGAAAAAAACATTCTAAATGCAGGTACTTCTTCTGAGACAACAATGCAATGGTGGAAAGGAATTTGGAAGATGGAAGTGCCCCCTAAAATAAGGAACTTTACTTGGAGATTATGCAAGGAATGGCTCCCTGTTAATACTGTGTTGCAGAAAAGAGGAATGAAAATAGAAGCTCTTTGCTACTGGTgtaagagagaggaagaaacaATAGAGCATTGCCTCTGGTTTTGCCCCATGGCTAAGAGTATTTGGAAAAAGTACTCAATGTGGAAAATTATCAAACAAAGCTCTACCAACATTATTGATATGCTTATTTATATACATCAACAGGTTTCAAGAGAAGAATTCAACTTTTTTATTACAATGTCATGGCTTCTATGGAACCGTAGGAATAAAAACCGGCTAAAGCTTCAT CAATTGAATGGGATTTTTTCGGTTGAGTTAGCAGAGACTCTTGCACTTAGAATGGGGATTCAGCTGGCAGTAAAAACAGATGCAATACCATATACTATCCAAACAGATTGCCTTCGGATAGTAAATCACATAACAAGAGCAGCTCAAGCCAAAACAGATTGGGGAATGATGCTTGATGAGGTTCGAGATTCAAAGGAGTTCATTCACTGCTCAGCAGTAAATCACACCAGAAGACAGGAAAATTTAGTGGCTCACTCTTTGGCCAAATTGGCTTGTAATTCAAATGTTAATAAGTTGTGGTTGGGGAGTTACCCCGATTGTGCATCTGCCTATATAATGGCGGATTTGCCTAACACTTTGTAG
- the LOC115725478 gene encoding subtilisin-like protease SBT2.5: MGALEFSFRVLFCLVLLVVVKAEVYIVTIEGEPIVSYKGGVNGFEATAVESDEKIDTTSDLVISYGRHLEMKHDMLLGLLFEHGTYEKLYSYRHLINGFSVHVSPEQAETLRRAPGVKSVERDWKVRRLTTHTPQFLGLPTGVWPTGGGFDRAGEDIVIGFVDSGIYPHHPSFAAHHTDPYGPVLKYRGKCEIDPDTKKNFCNGKIIGAQHFAKAAKAAGAFNPSIDFASPLDGDGHGSHTAAIAAGNNGIPVRMHGHEFGKASGMAPRARIAVYKALYRLFGGFIADVVAAIDQAVYDGVDILSLSVGPNSPPATTKTTFLNPFDATLLAAVKAGVFVAQAAGNGGPFPKTLVSYSPWITSVAAAVDDRRYKNHLTLGNGKILTGMGLSPSTHLNGTYTLVAANDVLLDSSVMKYSPSDCQRPEVLNKKLIEGNILLCGYSFNFAVGTASMKKVSETAKTLGAAGFVLAVENVSPGMKFDPVPVGIPGILITDVSKSQDLIDYYNISTSRDWTGRVKSFKGEGKIGDGLMPILHKSAPQVAIYSARGPNIKDFGFQDADLLKPDILAPGSLIWAAWSPNGTDEPNYAGEGFAMISGTSMAAPHIAGIAALVKQKHPTWSPAAIKSALMTTTATMDRGGRPIQAQQYSETEALKLVTATPFDYGSGHVNPRAALDPGLIFDAGYEDYLGFLCTTPGIDAHEIKNYTNSPCNYTLGHPSNLNTPSITISHLVKTKTVTRTVTNVAEEETYVIKTRMAPAVAIEANPPAMTLRPGASRKFTVTLTVRSVTGTYSFGEVLMKGSRGHVVRIPVVAMGYQR, translated from the exons ATGGGAGCTTTGGAGTTCAGCTTTCGAGTTCTGTTTTGTTTGGTCCTACTAGTTGTTGTAAAAGCAGAGGTTTACATAGTGACCATTGAAGGAGAGCCTATAGTAAGTTACAAAGGCGGCGTCAATGGCTTTGAAGCCACTGCTGTGGAATCTGATGAGAAGATTGATACTACCAG TGACTTGGTCATCTCCTATGGTCGTCACCTTGAGATGAAGCATGATATGCTTCTTGGCTTGCTATTTGAGCATGGTACCTACGAAAAGCTTTATAGCTACCGACATCTTATAAACGGCTTTTCAGTTCATGTTTCTCCTGAACAG GCAGAAACCTTAAGACGTGCTCCAGGTGTAAAATCTGTGGAAAGAGACTGGAAGGTAAGGAGACTTACAACACACACTCCACAGTTTCTGGGGCTTCCAACTGGAGTATGGCCAACAGGCGGTGGCTTTGATAGGGCTGGAGAGGATATAGTGATAGGGTTTGTGGACTCGGGCATTTACCCACATCATCCTAGCTTTGCTGCCCACCATACTGATCCATATGGGCCTGTTCTGAAGTACAGAGGAAAGTGTGAAATTGATCCAGACACTAAGAAAAATTTTTGCAACGGGAAAATAATTGGAGCCCAACATTTTGCCAAAGCTGCCAAAGCAGCTGGGGCATTTAACCCTTCAATTGATTTTGCATCTCCCTTGGATGGTGATGGGCATGGAAG TCATACTGCGGCTATTGCTGCTGGGAATAATGGAATTCCTGTTCGAATGCATGGTCATGAATTTGGAAAAGCAAGTGGGATGGCTCCACGTGCCAG GATTGCTGTGTATAAAGCACTTTACAGACTCTTTGGTGGATTTATTGCAGATGTAGTGGCTGCAATTGATCAG GCCGTATACGATGGAGTGGATATACTCAGCCTATCAGTAGGGCCAAACAGTCCACCAGCAACAACGAAGACCACTTTTCTGAATCCTTTTGATGCTACACTTTTAGCAGCAGTGAAAGCTGGTGTATTTGTTGCACAAGCAGCTGGAAATGGAGGTCCTTTTCCAAAAACTCTGGTTTCCTATAGCCCATGGATAACATCTGTAGCTGCTGCAGTTGATGACCGCAGATACAAGAACCATCTGACCCTTGGAAATGGAAAAATATTAACCGGAATGGGATTGTCTC CATCAACACATTTAAATGGAACATATACATTGGTTGCTGCAAACGATGTCTTGCTCGATTCCTCAGTAATGAAATATAGCCCCTCAGACTGCCAGAGACCAGAAGTTCTGAACAAGAAGTTGATTGAGGGAAATATTCTTCTTTGTGGCTATTCCTTCAATTTTGCTGTTGGTACGGCATCAATGAAGAAAGTTTCAGAAACAGCAAAGACTCTTGGTGCAGCTGGCTTCGTTCTTGCTGTGGAAAATGTTTCTCCAGGGATGAAGTTTGATCCTGTTCCTGTTGGCATTCCGGGAATTCTTATCACTGATGTCAGCAAGTCACAG GATCTCAtagattattataatatatctaCATCAAGAGACTGGACCGGACGAGTGAAAAGCTTCAAAGGTGAAGGAAAGATTGGAGATGGTTTGATGCCAATACTCCATAAATCAGCACCTCAGGTGGCTATATACTCGGCTCGGGGGCCAAACATTAAGGATTTTGGTTTCCAAGATGCAGATCTTCTTAAACCTGATATTCTAGCTCCTGGTTCTCTTATATGGGCTGCATGGTCTCCAAATGGAACAGATGAGCCTAACTATGCTG GAGAGGGATTTGCCATGATATCTGGAACTAGCATGGCTGCACCACATATAGCAGGAATAGCTGCTCTTGTGAAGCAGAAGCATCCTACCTGGAGCCCTGCTGCCATTAAATCAGCATTGATGACAACAACAGCGACAATGGACAGAGGAGGAAGACCTATTCAAGCACAACAATATTCTGAAACTGAAGCCTTGAAGCTAGTCACAGCAACACCTTTTGATTATGGTAGTGGTCATGTTAATCCACGAGCTGCATTAGATCCTGGACTCATCTTTGATGCGG GTTACGAAGATTACTTGGGCTTCTTGTGCACAACACCCGGTATTGATGCTCATGAGATAAAGAACTACACAAACTCACCCTGCAACTACACCCTTGGCCATCCATCTAATCTCAATACTCCATCCATTACAATCTCTCATCTGGTAAAAACAAAAACTGTTACTCGAACGGTTACAAATGTGGCCGAGGAAGAAACGTACGTAATCAAAAcaagaatggctccagctgttGCCATTGAAGCCAACCCTCCGGCAATGACCCTGAGACCTGGTGCCTCGAGGAAATTCACGGTTACTCTCACAGTTCGATCTGTGACTGGAACCTACAGTTTTGGTGAGGTTCTAATGAAAGGCAGTAGGGGTCACGTGGTAAGGATCCCAGTTGTAGCCATGGGATACCAACGATAG